In a single window of the Micromonospora inositola genome:
- a CDS encoding PP2C family protein-serine/threonine phosphatase encodes MSGRKDLARRTLIEAPADLLLDRLAAELERLYQVTGVELFQVDYRLAVLLPFTGGDPITKPGHPAWRCFDHQEPIVADGTGWFPVGMRGERRGVLRVSQVPDDPTVVGELDAIATALGHELAAVTASTDVYVTARRDRRLTLAAEMQWELLPGRSRMRPSFSLAGQLEPAYAVRGDGFDWSDDGRRLWLSTINGSGEGVAASMLTSLATHALRNARRAQLGLADQAALADQAIYALHRGAQHLSALLLSLDLASGLLTAVDAGSPRLVLLRDGEVSEQVLEKQFPLGMFEGTDYREQQFQLRRGDRLFVVSDGVVDATGQQVRYGETALDRFLRRTGPMEPLDAVRSLLGDLRAFVAGDLVDDAVVVCLDWLGPQP; translated from the coding sequence ATGAGCGGACGGAAGGATCTGGCCCGCCGGACCCTCATCGAGGCCCCGGCCGACCTCCTGCTCGACCGGCTCGCCGCCGAGCTGGAGCGGTTGTACCAGGTCACCGGGGTCGAATTGTTCCAGGTCGACTACCGGCTGGCGGTGCTCCTGCCGTTCACCGGCGGTGACCCGATCACCAAGCCCGGCCACCCCGCCTGGCGGTGCTTCGACCACCAGGAGCCGATCGTCGCCGACGGGACGGGCTGGTTCCCGGTCGGCATGCGCGGCGAGCGGCGTGGGGTGCTGCGGGTGTCACAGGTCCCGGACGACCCGACCGTCGTCGGTGAGCTCGACGCGATCGCCACCGCGCTCGGCCACGAGCTGGCCGCCGTGACGGCCAGCACCGATGTCTACGTCACCGCCCGCCGCGACCGTCGGCTGACGCTGGCCGCTGAGATGCAGTGGGAGCTGCTGCCCGGCCGCAGCCGGATGCGCCCGTCGTTCAGCCTGGCCGGCCAGCTGGAGCCGGCGTACGCGGTGCGGGGGGACGGCTTCGACTGGTCCGACGACGGCCGCCGGCTCTGGCTCTCCACGATCAACGGGTCGGGTGAGGGTGTGGCCGCCTCGATGCTCACCTCGCTGGCCACCCACGCGCTGCGCAACGCCCGCCGGGCCCAGCTGGGCCTGGCCGACCAGGCCGCCCTGGCCGACCAGGCGATCTACGCCCTGCACCGGGGCGCCCAGCACCTCTCCGCGCTGCTGCTGTCGCTGGACCTGGCGTCCGGACTGCTGACCGCGGTCGACGCCGGGTCGCCGCGCCTGGTGCTGTTGCGCGACGGCGAGGTGAGCGAGCAGGTCCTGGAGAAGCAGTTCCCGCTGGGCATGTTCGAGGGCACGGACTACCGGGAGCAGCAGTTCCAGCTGCGACGCGGGGACCGGCTCTTCGTGGTCAGCGACGGAGTGGTCGACGCGACCGGGCAGCAGGTCCGGTACGGCGAGACGGCGCTGGACCGCTTCCTGCGGCGTACCGGGCCGATGGAGCCGCTGGACGCGGTCCGGTCGTTGCTCGGCGATCTGCGAGCCTTCGTCGCCGGCGACCTGGTCGACGACGCCGTGGTGGTCTGCCTCGACTGGCTCGGGCCGCAGCCCTGA
- a CDS encoding MarR family winged helix-turn-helix transcriptional regulator, with the protein MAAALDEAAGTLLAVWEAARERTTSRLSSAQLRAVMVVEQHDGINLRRLATLTDMLLSSASRLCDRLVAAGMLEREPGRFDRREISLHLTPEAVRLLAELRSDRRQRLDLVLTGMTPEGREALLRGMREFDESARRREATAASEAGWPVAQGSPRGESAAEWADDPAGEPPVARTA; encoded by the coding sequence ATGGCCGCCGCCCTGGACGAGGCGGCGGGCACCCTGCTGGCCGTCTGGGAGGCGGCCCGGGAACGGACCACGAGCCGGCTCTCCAGCGCCCAGCTGCGTGCGGTCATGGTCGTCGAACAGCACGACGGGATCAACCTTCGCCGGCTCGCCACGCTGACGGACATGCTGCTCTCCTCGGCCAGCCGGCTCTGCGACCGGCTGGTCGCGGCCGGGATGCTGGAGCGGGAGCCGGGCCGCTTCGACCGGCGGGAGATCTCCCTGCACCTGACCCCGGAGGCGGTCCGGCTCCTCGCCGAGTTGCGGTCCGACCGCCGGCAGCGGCTGGACCTGGTCCTCACCGGAATGACTCCGGAGGGGCGGGAGGCGCTGCTGCGCGGCATGCGCGAGTTTGATGAGAGCGCCCGCCGCCGGGAGGCCACGGCGGCCTCGGAGGCCGGCTGGCCGGTGGCGCAGGGCTCCCCGCGCGGGGAGTCGGCGGCGGAGTGGGCGGACGACCCGGCCGGTGAGCCGCCGGTGGCCCGTACGGCCTGA
- a CDS encoding ROK family protein produces MTALWHCQEVTSPSTAGAVRQGSLRELNLAVVLRRIATADRPPSRAEVAAGTGLTRATISAVVDDLIGGRLVAEAEPAPRTGAGRPARGLVLAGDGPAGLGLEVNVDYLAACVVDLAGTVRHHVVRRADLRPVSPTDALARLAALAADARAAAAGQGLTLAGAALAVPGLVGAGGLVRLAPNLGWRDVDVPALLAGHRLTEPVDGVPRLVVENEANLAALGELHAGPSGSASFLHISGEIGIGAGIVLDGRLYRGARGWSGEIGHIPVHPEGRPCRCGGRGCLERYAGQEVVLAAAGLAGADLPADTAATRLADLARAGDPATLAALADAGTALGVAVAGVVNLLDLDTVVLGGGYAPLAPWLRPPVVAELSRRVLTAAWSPVTVRPAALGARSAAVGGAASVVRRIVDRPVGWLARSG; encoded by the coding sequence ATGACCGCCCTGTGGCACTGTCAAGAGGTGACCAGTCCCAGCACCGCCGGCGCCGTCCGGCAGGGCAGCCTCCGCGAGCTCAACCTCGCGGTCGTGCTCCGGCGGATCGCCACCGCCGACCGGCCGCCCTCCCGGGCCGAGGTCGCCGCCGGCACCGGCCTCACCCGGGCCACCATCTCCGCGGTGGTCGACGACCTGATCGGCGGCCGGCTGGTGGCCGAGGCCGAACCCGCCCCGCGTACCGGCGCCGGCCGGCCCGCCCGCGGCCTGGTGCTGGCCGGCGACGGCCCGGCCGGGCTCGGCCTGGAGGTCAACGTCGACTACCTCGCCGCCTGCGTGGTGGACCTGGCCGGCACGGTCCGGCACCACGTCGTGCGCCGCGCCGACCTGCGCCCGGTCTCTCCCACCGACGCGCTGGCCCGGCTCGCCGCGCTGGCCGCCGACGCCCGCGCCGCGGCGGCGGGCCAGGGGCTGACCCTGGCCGGCGCGGCCCTCGCCGTGCCGGGCCTGGTCGGCGCCGGTGGCCTGGTCCGACTCGCCCCCAACCTGGGCTGGCGGGACGTGGACGTGCCCGCGCTGCTCGCCGGCCACCGGCTGACCGAGCCGGTCGACGGGGTGCCGCGGCTGGTGGTGGAGAACGAGGCCAACCTGGCCGCGCTCGGCGAGCTGCACGCCGGGCCGAGCGGGTCCGCCAGCTTCCTGCACATCTCCGGCGAGATCGGGATCGGCGCCGGGATCGTCCTCGACGGGCGGCTGTACCGGGGCGCGCGCGGCTGGAGCGGCGAGATCGGTCACATCCCGGTGCATCCCGAGGGGCGGCCCTGCCGCTGCGGCGGCCGCGGCTGCCTGGAGCGGTACGCCGGTCAGGAGGTCGTCCTGGCCGCGGCCGGGCTGGCCGGCGCGGACCTGCCCGCGGACACCGCCGCGACCCGGCTGGCGGACCTCGCCCGGGCCGGCGACCCGGCCACCCTCGCGGCGCTGGCGGACGCCGGTACCGCGCTCGGGGTGGCCGTCGCCGGTGTGGTGAACCTGCTGGATCTGGACACCGTGGTACTCGGTGGCGGGTACGCCCCGCTCGCCCCCTGGCTCCGGCCGCCGGTGGTCGCAGAGCTCTCCCGCCGCGTGCTCACCGCGGCCTGGTCGCCGGTGACCGTCCGGCCGGCGGCCCTCGGCGCGCGGTCCGCGGCCGTCGGCGGAGCCGCGTCGGTGGTGCGCCGGATCGTGGACCGGCCGGTCGGCTGGCTGGCCCGCAGCGGGTGA
- the xylA gene encoding xylose isomerase, translating into MAPRPTPADKFSFGLWTVGWQARDPFGDATRPELDPVEAVQRLAELGAYGITFHDDDLVPFGADAATRDARLTRFRKALDETGLVVPMVTTNLFTHPVFKDGGFTSNDRDVRRYALRKVLRNVDLAAELGARTFVMWGGREGAEYDLAKDVRSALDRYREAVDLLCQYVVDNGYQLRFALEPKPNEPRGDILLPTVGHALAFISTLARPELVGLNPEVGHEQMAGLNFAHGIAQALWQGKLFHIDLNGQRGIKYDQDLVFGHGDLLNAFALVDLLEHGGPDGGPAYDGPRHFDYKPSRTEDMTGVWASAEANMRTYLLLKERAAAFRADPEVAEALAASKVGDLATPTLNPGESYADLLADRAAFEEFDPDAAGAKGFGFVRLNQLAVEHLLGAR; encoded by the coding sequence ATGGCACCCCGTCCCACCCCCGCCGACAAGTTCTCCTTCGGTCTCTGGACGGTGGGCTGGCAGGCCCGCGACCCGTTCGGCGACGCCACCCGGCCCGAGCTGGACCCGGTCGAGGCGGTCCAACGGCTCGCCGAGCTCGGGGCGTACGGGATCACCTTCCACGACGACGACCTGGTCCCCTTCGGCGCGGACGCGGCCACCCGCGACGCCCGGCTGACCCGGTTCCGCAAGGCCCTCGACGAGACCGGCCTGGTGGTCCCGATGGTCACCACCAACCTCTTCACCCACCCGGTCTTCAAGGACGGCGGCTTCACCAGCAACGACCGTGACGTCCGCCGCTACGCGCTGCGCAAGGTGCTGCGCAACGTCGACCTCGCCGCCGAGCTGGGCGCCCGCACGTTCGTGATGTGGGGCGGCCGGGAGGGCGCCGAGTACGACCTGGCCAAGGACGTCCGCTCGGCGCTGGACCGCTACCGCGAGGCGGTCGACCTGCTCTGCCAGTACGTCGTCGACAACGGCTACCAGCTGCGCTTCGCCCTCGAGCCCAAGCCGAACGAGCCGCGCGGCGACATCCTCCTCCCCACCGTGGGGCACGCGCTGGCGTTCATCTCCACCCTGGCCCGCCCCGAACTCGTCGGGCTCAACCCGGAGGTCGGCCACGAGCAGATGGCCGGGCTGAACTTCGCGCACGGCATCGCCCAGGCGCTCTGGCAGGGCAAGCTCTTCCACATCGACCTCAACGGCCAGCGCGGCATCAAGTACGACCAGGACCTGGTCTTCGGCCACGGCGATCTGCTCAACGCGTTCGCCCTGGTGGATCTGCTGGAGCACGGCGGCCCCGACGGCGGTCCGGCGTACGACGGGCCGCGGCACTTCGACTACAAGCCCTCCCGCACGGAGGACATGACCGGGGTGTGGGCATCGGCGGAGGCGAACATGCGGACGTACCTGCTGCTCAAGGAGCGGGCCGCGGCGTTCCGGGCCGACCCCGAGGTGGCCGAGGCCCTCGCGGCCAGCAAGGTCGGCGACCTGGCCACGCCCACGCTGAACCCGGGGGAGAGCTACGCCGACCTGCTCGCCGACCGAGCCGCGTTCGAGGAGTTCGACCCGGATGCGGCCGGGGCGAAGGGCTTCGGCTTCGTCCGGCTCAACCAGCTCGCCGTCGAGCACCTGCTCGGCGCGCGCTGA
- the xylB gene encoding xylulokinase gives MPLVAGVDSSTQSCKVVVRDAETGALVRQGRAPHPDGTEVDPQAWWNALLAAVDAAGGLADVAAVSVAGQQHGMVCLDEAGRVVRPALLWNDTRSAGAARDLIEEADADGTGGRFWAEATGSVPVASFTATKLRWLARHEPANADRVAAVCLPHDWLTWRLAGAPGLAALRTDRGDASGTGYWSPATGEYRLDLLERAFGRRLRVPAVLGPAEPAGVVDPAALGGRPSHAGTVLLGPGTGDNAAAALGVGAGPGDVVVSVGTSGTVFAVADAPAADPTGIVAGFADATGRFLPLVCTLNAARVLDAAAELLRVGLDELAELALAAPPGVDGLVMVPYLEGERTPNRPLATGAVHGLTLTNATAAHLARAAVEGMLCALADGLDALTAQGARADRVVLIGGGARSAAVRRVAPQVFGCPVVVPPPGEYVADGAARQAAWLALGGAAPPRWPLADTREYAADPVPAIRARYAEARDRTVDRPSG, from the coding sequence ATGCCGCTCGTCGCCGGGGTCGACTCGTCCACCCAGTCCTGCAAGGTCGTCGTCCGGGACGCGGAGACCGGCGCGCTGGTCCGGCAGGGCCGCGCGCCGCACCCCGACGGCACCGAGGTCGACCCGCAGGCCTGGTGGAACGCCCTGCTCGCGGCCGTCGACGCGGCCGGCGGGCTGGCCGACGTCGCCGCCGTCTCGGTCGCCGGCCAGCAGCACGGCATGGTCTGCCTGGACGAGGCGGGCCGGGTGGTCCGCCCGGCCCTGCTGTGGAACGACACCCGGTCCGCCGGGGCAGCCCGGGACCTGATCGAGGAGGCCGACGCCGACGGGACCGGCGGCCGGTTCTGGGCCGAGGCGACGGGCAGCGTACCGGTGGCCAGCTTCACCGCCACGAAGCTGCGCTGGCTGGCCCGGCACGAGCCGGCGAACGCGGACCGGGTGGCGGCGGTCTGCCTGCCGCACGACTGGCTCACCTGGCGGCTGGCCGGCGCCCCCGGCCTGGCCGCGCTGCGCACCGACCGGGGCGACGCCAGCGGCACCGGCTACTGGTCGCCGGCCACCGGGGAGTACCGCCTCGACCTGCTGGAGCGGGCCTTCGGCCGCCGGCTGCGGGTGCCGGCCGTCCTCGGCCCGGCCGAACCGGCGGGCGTCGTCGACCCGGCGGCGCTCGGCGGCCGGCCCAGCCACGCCGGAACGGTGCTGCTCGGCCCCGGGACCGGGGACAACGCCGCCGCCGCGCTCGGCGTGGGGGCCGGCCCCGGCGACGTGGTGGTCTCCGTCGGCACCTCCGGCACGGTCTTCGCGGTGGCCGACGCGCCGGCCGCCGACCCGACCGGGATCGTCGCCGGCTTCGCCGACGCCACCGGCCGGTTCCTGCCGCTGGTCTGCACGCTCAACGCGGCCCGGGTGCTGGACGCCGCCGCCGAGCTGCTCCGGGTCGGTCTGGACGAACTGGCCGAGCTGGCGCTGGCCGCCCCGCCGGGCGTGGACGGGCTGGTCATGGTGCCGTACCTGGAGGGGGAGCGGACCCCGAACCGGCCGCTGGCCACCGGTGCCGTGCACGGGCTGACCCTGACCAACGCCACCGCCGCCCACCTGGCCCGGGCCGCGGTCGAGGGGATGCTCTGCGCGCTCGCCGACGGGCTCGACGCGCTGACCGCCCAGGGCGCGCGCGCCGACCGCGTCGTCCTGATCGGCGGCGGCGCCCGGTCGGCCGCGGTCCGCCGGGTCGCGCCGCAGGTCTTCGGCTGCCCGGTGGTCGTGCCGCCGCCCGGGGAGTACGTCGCCGACGGCGCCGCCCGCCAGGCCGCCTGGCTCGCCCTGGGCGGCGCCGCGCCACCCCGCTGGCCGCTCGCCGACACCCGGGAGTACGCCGCCGACCCGGTCCCCGCCATCCGCGCCCGCTACGCCGAGGCCCGGGACCGGACGGTAGACCGCCCGAGCGGGTAG
- a CDS encoding MFS transporter translates to MTGTRISRRGSAAHRLYSVVVFVVLASLDNVAIGLVPPLYGPISGALGVPQRLLGLVTAVSFLVSAVAAVAWAYVGDRTNRKPLLMVGTLIWAAGTGGSALAQDYPTFLAAQLVAAVGLGAVGSVGFSVVTDLISPRRRGLVMSFWGLSQGVGTLAGTLTGGILGATDWRRPFLVLTVVGLAATAAYLFTYDIRRGQSEPELAGAIDAGADYDYRITRSDLPRILARRTNRWLILQGLTAQAAFGSLVWLPVLFAQRAEAQGYSAATAVVVGSVFATLFQLGGVLSIVGGLVGDALQRRTASGRALVAAVGILAAVPFYLVLFFVPIRIDVPDGGGSGAVVAAVLASVVTEPTVGLSLLTAVVALALTSANSPNWFALIADVNPPEHRGTVYSLGNLVNGVGRAAGNGLVGVAFAGLRAAFPPPLNYAVGLAAFQLFFLPTGVMYWLAARTSPGDIDSVHDLLHARADRL, encoded by the coding sequence ATGACCGGCACCAGGATCTCCCGACGCGGGAGCGCGGCACACCGCCTCTACAGCGTGGTCGTCTTCGTGGTCCTCGCGTCGCTGGACAACGTGGCGATCGGCCTGGTGCCGCCGCTGTACGGGCCGATCTCCGGTGCGCTGGGCGTACCGCAACGCCTGCTCGGCCTGGTCACCGCGGTGAGCTTCCTGGTCAGCGCCGTGGCCGCGGTCGCCTGGGCGTACGTCGGCGACCGGACCAACCGCAAGCCGCTGCTCATGGTCGGCACGCTGATCTGGGCGGCCGGCACCGGCGGCAGTGCGCTCGCGCAGGACTACCCGACGTTCCTGGCCGCGCAGCTCGTCGCCGCGGTCGGGCTCGGGGCGGTCGGCTCGGTCGGCTTCTCCGTGGTGACCGACCTGATCTCGCCCCGCCGCCGGGGGCTGGTGATGAGCTTCTGGGGCCTGTCCCAGGGCGTCGGCACCCTGGCCGGCACGCTGACCGGCGGCATCCTCGGCGCCACCGACTGGCGACGGCCGTTCCTGGTCCTCACCGTGGTCGGGCTGGCCGCCACGGCCGCCTACCTGTTCACGTACGACATCCGGCGCGGGCAGAGCGAGCCCGAGCTGGCCGGAGCGATCGACGCCGGCGCCGACTACGACTACCGGATCACCCGCTCGGACCTGCCCCGGATCCTGGCCCGGCGGACCAACCGCTGGCTCATCCTCCAGGGGCTCACCGCGCAGGCCGCGTTCGGCTCGCTGGTCTGGCTCCCGGTGCTCTTCGCCCAGCGGGCCGAGGCGCAGGGCTACTCGGCGGCCACCGCGGTCGTGGTGGGCAGCGTCTTCGCCACCCTGTTCCAACTCGGCGGGGTGCTCTCCATCGTGGGTGGCCTGGTCGGCGACGCGCTGCAACGGCGTACGGCGAGCGGGCGGGCCCTGGTCGCGGCGGTGGGCATCCTCGCGGCCGTGCCGTTCTACCTGGTCCTGTTCTTCGTGCCGATCCGGATCGACGTGCCGGACGGCGGGGGCTCCGGCGCGGTGGTCGCCGCCGTGCTGGCCAGCGTGGTCACCGAGCCCACCGTCGGGCTGAGCCTGCTCACCGCCGTGGTCGCGCTCGCGTTGACCTCGGCGAACTCGCCGAACTGGTTCGCGCTGATCGCCGACGTCAACCCGCCCGAGCACCGGGGCACCGTCTACAGCCTCGGCAACCTGGTCAACGGGGTCGGCCGGGCGGCCGGCAACGGGCTGGTCGGGGTGGCCTTCGCCGGGCTGCGCGCGGCCTTCCCACCGCCGCTGAACTACGCCGTCGGGCTGGCCGCCTTCCAGCTCTTCTTCCTTCCCACCGGCGTCATGTACTGGCTCGCCGCCCGCACCTCACCCGGCGACATCGACTCCGTGCACGACCTCCTGCACGCCCGCGCCGACCGCCTCTGA
- a CDS encoding glycoside hydrolase family 13 protein, translating into MNTDVTQQETAGGPVTGWWTEAVIYQIYPRSFADSDGDGIGDLPGITARLDHLAELGVDAVWLSPFYPSPQADAGYDVADYRDVDPLFGTLTDADKMIAEAKARGLRVIVDLVPNHTSSAHRWFQAALAAGPGSPERQRYVFRDGQGADGAEPPNDWQSVFGGPAWTRVPDGQWYLHLFDTGQPDLNWDSPEVRTEFLDVLRFWLDRGVDGFRVDVAHGLIKQADLANWQEPQEILSGKEADKPRPPMWDQDGVHDIYRDWRRLLDSYDGERILVAEAWVEPAERLARYVRPDEMHQAFNFEYLLAAWTAPAQYAVITRSLEATDSVGAPTTWVLSNHDVVRHASRLGLPVGTPRPNGIGIGDPQPDAALGLRRARAATLLMLALPGSAYLYQGEELGLPEHTTLPDEARQDPTWKRSGHTERGRDGCRVPIPWEADAPSYGFGPTDASWLPQPPSWAEYALDRQRGVPGSTYELYRTALRLRREHGLARGPLEWLSTGDEVLAFHNGGLTVLTNFGTAAVPAPAGEVLGSSAPLDDDGRVPTDVTVWVRA; encoded by the coding sequence CTGAACACCGACGTGACGCAGCAGGAAACGGCCGGCGGCCCGGTCACCGGCTGGTGGACCGAGGCCGTCATCTACCAGATCTACCCGCGCTCCTTCGCCGACTCCGACGGCGACGGCATCGGCGACCTCCCCGGCATCACCGCCCGCCTCGATCACCTCGCCGAGTTGGGCGTCGACGCGGTCTGGCTGTCGCCGTTCTACCCGTCCCCGCAGGCCGACGCCGGGTACGACGTGGCCGACTACCGGGACGTCGACCCGCTCTTCGGCACCCTCACCGACGCGGACAAGATGATCGCCGAGGCGAAGGCGCGCGGGCTGCGCGTCATCGTCGACCTGGTGCCGAACCACACCTCGTCCGCGCATCGCTGGTTCCAGGCCGCGCTGGCCGCCGGGCCGGGCAGCCCGGAGCGGCAGCGGTACGTCTTCCGCGACGGCCAGGGAGCCGACGGCGCCGAGCCGCCGAACGACTGGCAGAGCGTCTTCGGCGGGCCGGCGTGGACCCGAGTGCCGGACGGGCAGTGGTACCTGCACCTCTTCGACACCGGCCAGCCAGACCTCAACTGGGACAGCCCGGAGGTCCGCACCGAGTTCCTGGACGTGCTGCGGTTCTGGCTGGACCGGGGCGTCGACGGCTTCCGGGTGGACGTGGCGCACGGGCTGATCAAGCAGGCCGACCTGGCGAACTGGCAGGAGCCGCAGGAGATCCTCTCCGGCAAGGAGGCGGACAAGCCGCGCCCGCCGATGTGGGACCAGGACGGCGTGCACGACATCTACCGGGACTGGCGGCGGCTGCTGGACTCGTACGACGGCGAGCGGATCCTGGTGGCCGAGGCCTGGGTGGAGCCGGCCGAGCGGCTGGCCCGGTACGTCCGCCCCGACGAGATGCACCAGGCGTTCAACTTCGAGTACCTGCTCGCCGCCTGGACCGCCCCCGCCCAGTACGCGGTGATCACCCGCTCGCTGGAGGCCACCGACTCGGTCGGCGCCCCCACGACGTGGGTGCTCTCCAACCACGACGTGGTGCGGCACGCCTCCCGCCTCGGGCTGCCGGTGGGCACGCCCCGGCCCAACGGCATCGGCATCGGCGACCCGCAGCCGGACGCCGCGCTCGGTCTGCGCCGGGCCCGGGCGGCCACCCTGCTGATGCTCGCCCTGCCCGGCTCCGCCTACCTGTACCAGGGCGAGGAGCTGGGGCTGCCGGAGCACACCACGCTGCCCGACGAGGCCCGGCAGGACCCGACCTGGAAGCGCAGCGGGCACACCGAACGCGGCCGGGACGGCTGCCGGGTACCGATCCCGTGGGAGGCCGACGCCCCGTCGTACGGCTTCGGGCCGACCGACGCCAGTTGGTTGCCGCAGCCCCCGAGCTGGGCGGAGTACGCCCTGGACCGGCAGCGCGGGGTGCCCGGGTCGACGTACGAGCTGTACCGGACCGCGCTGCGGCTGCGTCGCGAGCACGGGCTCGCCCGGGGGCCGCTGGAGTGGCTCTCCACCGGCGACGAGGTGCTCGCCTTCCACAACGGCGGTCTGACCGTGCTGACCAACTTCGGCACGGCCGCCGTCCCGGCCCCGGCCGGCGAGGTGCTGGGCAGCAGCGCCCCGCTCGACGACGACGGCCGGGTCCCGACCGACGTGACGGTCTGGGTCCGCGCCTGA
- a CDS encoding LacI family DNA-binding transcriptional regulator has protein sequence MTKIDDVARLAGVSTATVSRALRGLPTVSAATRRRVLAAAEQLQYAVSPSASRLAGGKTGTVAVVVPRITRWFFGTVVEAVEEYLHQSGYDLLLYNLGGREQIRQRVLRTASLHKRVDAVILVATPLRPPEVTALTALDLPGVTISSGTVMPGWPCVRIDDVAAARTATRHLLDLGHTRIAHISGDPDDELAFTTHLDRRRGYQAALRAAGIRPDPSLDVESQFTIDGGNRATAELLARGEPPTAIFAACDEMAMGAMTALRDAGLRVPQDVSVIGIDDHDLAKVLGLSTIAQPAAEQGLLAARILLDPLGASTVEPYAGRLPAPRGGDAPGHPSVPPVILPTRLVVRESTAPPRAN, from the coding sequence ATGACCAAGATTGACGATGTCGCCCGCCTGGCCGGGGTCTCCACGGCCACCGTCTCGCGGGCGCTGCGGGGCCTCCCGACCGTCTCGGCCGCGACCCGGCGCCGGGTCCTCGCCGCCGCCGAGCAGCTCCAGTACGCGGTCTCCCCGAGCGCGTCCCGACTGGCCGGCGGGAAGACCGGCACGGTGGCCGTGGTGGTCCCCCGGATCACCCGGTGGTTCTTCGGCACGGTCGTCGAAGCGGTCGAGGAGTACCTCCACCAGTCCGGCTACGACCTGCTGCTCTACAACCTCGGTGGCCGGGAGCAGATTCGTCAGCGGGTGCTCCGCACGGCCAGCCTGCACAAGCGGGTGGACGCGGTCATCCTGGTCGCCACCCCGCTGCGACCGCCGGAGGTGACCGCGCTGACCGCGCTGGACCTGCCCGGCGTCACCATCAGCTCCGGCACGGTGATGCCCGGCTGGCCCTGCGTACGCATCGACGACGTGGCCGCCGCCCGGACCGCCACCCGGCACCTGCTCGACCTCGGCCACACCCGGATCGCGCACATCTCCGGCGACCCGGACGACGAGCTGGCGTTCACCACCCACCTGGACCGGCGGCGGGGCTACCAGGCGGCACTCCGGGCGGCCGGGATCCGCCCCGACCCCAGCCTGGACGTGGAGTCGCAGTTCACCATCGACGGCGGCAACCGGGCCACCGCCGAGCTGCTGGCCCGGGGCGAACCGCCCACCGCCATCTTCGCGGCCTGCGACGAGATGGCGATGGGCGCGATGACCGCGCTGCGGGACGCCGGGCTCCGGGTGCCGCAGGACGTCAGCGTGATCGGCATCGACGACCACGACCTGGCCAAGGTGCTCGGGCTGAGCACCATCGCGCAGCCGGCCGCGGAGCAGGGCCTGCTCGCCGCGCGGATCCTGCTCGACCCGTTGGGCGCCAGCACCGTCGAGCCGTACGCCGGGCGCCTTCCGGCGCCGCGCGGCGGCGACGCCCCCGGCCACCCGTCGGTACCGCCGGTGATCCTGCCCACTCGGCTGGTTGTGCGGGAGTCGACCGCCCCGCCACGGGCAAACTGA
- a CDS encoding carbohydrate ABC transporter permease, whose translation MTTATPTVGVGTQATGTPTRATRVRKRLNTRTATLVSIVIALLWTVPTFGLFISSFRPENEIKTTGWWTFFTNPQFTLENYQEVLFSSSSSSGQLASYFINSLAITIPSVLFPLAFASLAAYALAWINFKGRDLLYIAIFALQIVPLQMALVPLLKFFSTGVTIAGVTVLPAWDLVDEQKFAQVWFAHTCFALPFAVFLLHNFISQLPRDLMEAARVDGATHPKIFRTIVLPLITPALAAFGIFQFLWVWNDLLVALIFAGGGNETAPLTVRLAEMAGTRGNEWQRLTAGAFVSIVVPLIVFLSLQRYFVRGLLSGSVKG comes from the coding sequence ATGACCACCGCCACGCCCACCGTCGGAGTCGGTACCCAGGCCACCGGGACGCCCACCCGCGCCACCCGGGTCCGCAAGCGGCTTAACACCCGGACGGCCACCCTCGTCTCGATCGTCATCGCGCTGCTCTGGACCGTCCCCACCTTCGGTCTCTTCATCTCGTCGTTCCGACCGGAGAACGAGATCAAGACGACCGGCTGGTGGACCTTCTTCACCAACCCGCAGTTCACGCTGGAGAACTACCAGGAGGTGCTCTTCAGCAGCTCCTCCTCGTCGGGGCAGCTGGCCAGCTACTTCATCAACTCGCTGGCGATCACCATCCCGTCGGTGCTCTTCCCGCTCGCCTTCGCGTCGCTGGCCGCGTACGCGCTGGCCTGGATCAACTTCAAGGGCCGGGACCTGCTCTACATCGCGATCTTCGCGTTGCAGATCGTCCCGCTGCAGATGGCCCTGGTGCCGCTGCTGAAGTTCTTCTCCACCGGCGTCACCATCGCCGGCGTCACCGTGCTCCCCGCCTGGGATCTGGTCGACGAGCAGAAGTTCGCCCAGGTGTGGTTCGCGCACACCTGCTTCGCGCTCCCGTTCGCCGTCTTCCTGCTGCACAACTTCATCTCGCAGCTGCCCAGGGACCTGATGGAGGCGGCCCGGGTCGACGGGGCCACCCACCCCAAGATCTTCCGCACCATCGTTCTGCCGCTGATCACCCCGGCCCTGGCGGCCTTCGGCATCTTCCAGTTCCTCTGGGTCTGGAACGACCTGCTGGTCGCGCTGATCTTCGCCGGGGGCGGCAACGAGACCGCCCCGCTCACCGTCCGGCTGGCCGAGATGGCCGGCACCCGGGGCAACGAGTGGCAGCGGCTCACGGCCGGCGCGTTCGTATCGATCGTCGTACCGCTGATCGTGTTCCTGTCCCTCCAGCGCTACTTCGTGCGCGGCCTGCTCTCCGGCAGCGTCAAGGGCTGA